In Flavobacterium sp. WV_118_3, one DNA window encodes the following:
- a CDS encoding M60 family metallopeptidase, with translation MKKIIFTLFVTLLLPEISFTLATAQVFPVKPYKVTSSRPFQPRQGPDKSCDNNTATIYLSEWSKTGIPDTLDYYFFQAPNISSIEYTPRHDGATNGRWGEVEIWAATHYPFQFQPITTVNWQQTQNVKVLSLPGSGVDNPVVIRFIVKSGYGNFSSVAEMAFYSSQPQIDTKPDSFSIEAASVAHLDDLKLPVSSASASNYQANEGISQSFDGKRSTLYHSNHTHKALPYSLVYNFSTADKMDYIVYHPRQDGNRNGIFGRIKVEARTATGNYQTVVENYDCGFKNTSAMIPFSHSFKQPAQVRITVLSGYNNFASIAEIEFYQKREQTDQYLTIFTDRLYSDLRPGITANDINTISDPFFKKLALHLLDKADPKKFRVQHYQAVPSPLKTKTILKNTHEYSCYQNPTGIAFENNAIAIVFVTDYNVSKGSVSLKIKDFANETDAKESIYFLKPGLNKFTVTNSGLAYIEYNSDIPDLPDVKINITTGTVNGFLSATSSFEEWQKTLLNKAYPKVDLVGKHIGINILKEPLIQNTLFKGSELVQKWDSIIAIQFHQMGLVKYNLVPRNRLFAWIESKGGYYASNHHAHFDLSWNQNALTSPHQLDIWAIANRFGQQNQFPNGLKWTGTFEVTNMIYSAYTSYILSHSRLTRLETTDDPYLGARLPGNLYNSYYNEFGLKQKNIMSRSNIFERLLPFWQLQLYYSIAGAGMNAPTLEQVIANNNIGGNTNYANWLGIITQSLRNAPYNGKPVSNGQQMMNFVKYASDAVQQDLTDFFIKSGFLIPFDAVVNDYTPGKITITQANIEATKAYIAAKKYPKPRSPVLHYITARNMYMYKNNLNPEGTINTGFTIDNTIAPGKTYYRIAHTVWKNAVAFETITADKKVLFVTTYATGDLTGKTTLVYFPKNAGNIYAVGADGTRLPILSRFQPESVTKTIPDKPNEFEDTYSDTTIKIWPNPARNSFKIAADSTIFKRATMINTKGQPVKQFSLNGTKSISVTNLPIGTYLIVLERNDHSKIIKKIVINRP, from the coding sequence TACTATTTTTTTCAGGCTCCCAACATCAGCTCTATCGAATATACACCCAGACATGATGGGGCAACCAATGGCAGATGGGGCGAAGTCGAAATATGGGCCGCAACCCATTATCCTTTTCAGTTCCAACCAATCACGACTGTAAACTGGCAACAAACGCAAAATGTCAAAGTGCTGTCATTACCCGGATCGGGAGTCGACAATCCTGTCGTCATACGGTTTATAGTAAAATCCGGTTATGGTAATTTTTCGAGTGTGGCCGAAATGGCTTTCTATTCATCACAACCGCAAATCGACACCAAACCGGATTCATTTTCAATTGAAGCAGCTTCTGTAGCCCATTTAGACGATCTAAAACTTCCTGTTAGCAGTGCCTCCGCATCAAACTATCAGGCCAACGAAGGAATCAGCCAGTCTTTTGACGGAAAACGAAGTACTCTTTACCATTCCAACCATACCCATAAAGCGCTTCCCTACTCATTGGTCTATAATTTTTCCACTGCCGACAAGATGGACTATATTGTCTATCATCCGAGACAAGACGGTAATCGTAACGGTATCTTCGGTCGTATTAAGGTCGAAGCCCGGACGGCTACCGGCAATTACCAGACCGTGGTGGAAAATTATGACTGCGGGTTCAAAAACACCTCGGCCATGATTCCGTTTTCCCATAGCTTTAAACAACCTGCACAGGTGCGAATAACCGTATTGAGCGGATACAACAATTTTGCCAGTATTGCCGAAATCGAATTTTACCAGAAAAGAGAACAAACCGATCAGTATCTGACTATTTTTACGGATCGACTCTATTCTGATTTACGCCCCGGTATTACGGCAAATGACATCAATACCATATCCGATCCTTTTTTTAAAAAACTGGCATTGCATTTATTGGATAAAGCCGATCCCAAAAAGTTCCGGGTACAACACTATCAAGCGGTACCGTCTCCGCTAAAAACCAAAACGATTTTAAAGAATACACATGAATACAGTTGCTATCAGAATCCCACGGGTATTGCTTTTGAAAACAATGCTATTGCGATTGTATTTGTTACCGATTACAATGTATCCAAAGGAAGTGTTTCTTTAAAAATAAAGGATTTTGCCAACGAAACAGATGCTAAAGAAAGTATTTATTTCCTCAAACCCGGACTGAACAAATTTACCGTCACCAATAGCGGACTGGCGTATATCGAGTATAACAGTGATATTCCTGATTTACCCGATGTTAAAATCAACATTACGACCGGAACGGTAAATGGTTTTTTATCAGCCACTTCTTCTTTTGAGGAATGGCAGAAAACATTACTTAACAAAGCATATCCCAAAGTAGATCTGGTGGGAAAACATATCGGTATAAACATCCTTAAGGAACCGCTAATTCAAAATACTCTTTTTAAAGGATCGGAACTTGTCCAGAAATGGGATTCTATTATTGCAATACAATTCCATCAGATGGGATTGGTAAAATATAATCTTGTCCCCCGTAACCGGTTGTTCGCCTGGATTGAATCAAAAGGCGGCTATTATGCCTCAAACCATCACGCTCATTTTGACCTCAGCTGGAATCAAAATGCTCTTACTTCGCCGCATCAGCTCGATATATGGGCAATCGCTAACAGGTTTGGGCAACAAAATCAGTTTCCTAATGGTTTGAAATGGACCGGAACTTTCGAGGTAACCAACATGATTTACTCTGCTTATACCAGTTATATTCTAAGTCATTCCCGGTTAACGCGGTTGGAAACGACAGACGATCCGTATCTTGGCGCTCGTCTTCCCGGTAATTTGTATAACAGTTATTACAACGAATTTGGTCTGAAACAAAAAAACATCATGAGTCGTAGCAATATTTTCGAAAGGCTATTACCTTTCTGGCAGCTACAGCTCTATTATTCCATTGCCGGTGCCGGCATGAACGCTCCAACTCTGGAACAGGTAATAGCCAACAATAACATTGGCGGCAATACCAATTATGCTAACTGGCTCGGTATAATCACACAGTCTTTACGGAATGCTCCGTACAATGGGAAGCCGGTCAGTAACGGTCAGCAAATGATGAATTTTGTCAAATATGCGAGTGATGCCGTTCAGCAGGACTTAACCGATTTTTTTATTAAATCCGGATTCCTGATCCCATTTGACGCAGTTGTAAACGATTATACGCCTGGAAAAATCACGATCACTCAAGCCAATATCGAGGCAACAAAAGCCTATATTGCCGCCAAAAAATATCCCAAACCCCGATCGCCGGTACTACATTATATTACCGCACGAAATATGTATATGTATAAAAACAATCTGAATCCGGAAGGCACCATCAACACCGGATTTACAATTGACAATACTATCGCTCCCGGAAAAACCTATTATCGGATTGCGCATACGGTCTGGAAAAATGCCGTCGCTTTCGAGACAATTACAGCCGACAAAAAGGTGCTTTTTGTGACGACCTATGCCACTGGCGATCTTACCGGAAAAACAACCTTGGTTTATTTCCCTAAAAATGCCGGGAATATCTATGCTGTTGGAGCTGACGGAACCCGACTACCAATTCTTTCCCGGTTCCAACCGGAATCGGTAACCAAAACCATTCCGGACAAACCCAACGAATTTGAAGATACCTATTCGGACACCACTATAAAAATATGGCCAAATCCGGCCAGAAACAGTTTTAAAATAGCTGCCGACAGTACCATTTTTAAAAGAGCAACAATGATCAATACAAAGGGGCAACCCGTTAAACAGTTTAGTCTCAACGGAACCAAAAGCATCAGTGTCACCAACCTGCCTATTGGAACTTATCTGATTGTATTGGAGCGTAATGATCATTCAAAAATTATCAAAAAAATAGTTATCAATCGTCCTTAA
- a CDS encoding DinB family protein, with product MKLITLLQEELVQEAATTRKMLSIVPTEKLDWQPHPKSMKMGVLAAHIAELTAWVDMVLTTSELDFANNPYEPKDVKNTAELLEFFEQSLAKGIKALEDNDEEEFWEEWTLRNGDQIYKTSSKYEVIRMCYCQIVHHRAQLGVYLRLLNIPIPGSYGPSADEVMM from the coding sequence ATGAAACTAATCACATTGTTACAGGAAGAATTAGTACAGGAAGCCGCTACAACCCGAAAAATGCTATCCATCGTGCCTACTGAAAAATTAGATTGGCAGCCACATCCGAAAAGTATGAAAATGGGAGTATTGGCAGCGCACATTGCCGAACTAACCGCATGGGTGGATATGGTACTAACCACCAGTGAACTTGACTTTGCAAACAATCCGTACGAGCCGAAAGACGTAAAAAATACGGCTGAGTTGCTGGAGTTTTTCGAGCAGTCGCTTGCAAAAGGAATCAAAGCGCTGGAAGACAATGATGAAGAAGAATTCTGGGAAGAATGGACGTTACGCAACGGAGATCAGATTTACAAAACCTCATCCAAATATGAAGTAATTCGTATGTGTTATTGTCAGATTGTACACCACCGTGCGCAGTTGGGAGTCTATTTACGATTGCTAAACATTCCGATTCCGGGAAGTTATGGCCCAAGTGCCGATGAGGTGATGATGTAG
- a CDS encoding YafY family protein, translating into MNRFDRITAILIQLQSKRVVKAQDLADRFNISLRTVYRDIRTLEEAGVPLYGEAGVGYSIVEGYRLPPVMFTQDEAMAFITAEKLMEKLSETAIQNNFRSAMYKIKSVLRGSEKDLVEGLEDHIHVRKKKKNTTAPENSLDVLLKAISEKRIVKMSYRAFGNEQNTERLIEPIGIYYENEYWYTVGYCHYRSDYRHFRADRVVAILLTGEPFRKEHASLQKYQEQIKQDLHFKREKVVIRVDKTIGMYLQERKHYYGFVSEKIEGNEIEMTFLTESLYEGFARWYIMFADYAEILEPTSLKVRVKELAEKILQKE; encoded by the coding sequence ATGAACCGATTTGACCGCATTACGGCAATTTTAATTCAGTTACAGTCCAAAAGAGTAGTAAAAGCACAGGATCTGGCCGATAGGTTTAATATTAGTCTTAGGACGGTATATCGCGATATCCGTACGTTGGAAGAAGCCGGGGTGCCTCTTTACGGAGAAGCCGGAGTAGGTTACTCGATTGTCGAAGGTTATCGGTTGCCACCGGTGATGTTTACCCAGGATGAAGCCATGGCTTTTATAACAGCTGAAAAACTGATGGAAAAGTTGTCTGAAACTGCAATTCAAAATAATTTCCGTTCGGCAATGTATAAAATTAAGTCCGTTTTACGAGGTTCGGAAAAAGACCTGGTCGAAGGACTGGAAGATCATATTCATGTCCGTAAAAAGAAAAAAAATACAACAGCGCCGGAAAACAGCCTGGATGTACTCTTAAAAGCGATTTCGGAAAAACGCATTGTAAAAATGTCCTATCGTGCTTTTGGAAACGAACAGAATACGGAACGGCTCATCGAACCCATCGGAATTTACTATGAAAACGAATATTGGTATACTGTAGGCTATTGTCATTATCGTTCGGATTACCGGCATTTCCGTGCCGATAGAGTGGTTGCCATTCTGTTAACCGGAGAACCTTTCCGAAAGGAACACGCTTCCCTTCAGAAATATCAGGAGCAGATCAAACAGGATTTACATTTCAAAAGAGAAAAAGTCGTGATTCGGGTCGATAAAACCATAGGAATGTATTTGCAGGAACGAAAGCATTATTATGGTTTTGTGAGTGAAAAGATCGAGGGGAATGAAATTGAGATGACCTTCCTGACTGAATCGTTGTATGAAGGTTTTGCCCGTTGGTATATTATGTTTGCCGACTATGCTGAAATCCTGGAACCGACCTCGTTAAAAGTGCGTGTAAAAGAGCTGGCCGAAAAAATTTTACAAAAAGAATAA
- a CDS encoding DUF1697 domain-containing protein: MHTHLILLRGINVSGQKIIKMEDLRKLLTEAGFSNVQTYIQSGNVFVDTPESDPEKIEKQVTTLLMEKYAFQVPVVAVSENSLLRIFRHNPYLNEPDIPVKQLYVAFLATEPTAENSTRLEPEFVQPDTFQMATDRRALYLNYVNSAGNSKMTNNWIEGKLKVTATSRNWNTVTKLMALFESRKNNTPKEIGTVVKK; the protein is encoded by the coding sequence ATGCACACACATCTCATCCTGTTAAGAGGGATTAACGTATCCGGACAGAAAATCATCAAAATGGAAGACCTGCGTAAACTGTTAACGGAAGCCGGTTTTTCGAACGTACAAACCTATATTCAGAGTGGGAATGTTTTTGTTGATACACCCGAATCGGATCCGGAGAAAATTGAAAAACAGGTTACGACGCTACTAATGGAAAAATATGCTTTTCAGGTACCGGTTGTGGCGGTATCGGAAAACAGCCTGCTTCGTATTTTTAGGCACAATCCCTATTTAAACGAACCGGATATTCCCGTAAAACAGCTTTATGTCGCGTTTCTTGCTACCGAACCGACCGCCGAAAACAGTACACGTCTCGAACCGGAATTTGTACAGCCCGATACCTTTCAAATGGCAACCGACCGCCGAGCGTTATATCTGAATTATGTAAACTCGGCCGGAAATTCCAAAATGACCAATAATTGGATTGAAGGCAAACTCAAGGTAACGGCAACTTCCCGCAACTGGAATACGGTAACGAAGTTGATGGCTTTGTTTGAATCCCGAAAAAATAATACGCCAAAAGAAATCGGAACGGTTGTTAAAAAATAA
- a CDS encoding HAMP domain-containing sensor histidine kinase has translation MKLYTWLSNIPFLRKSYALKFLFVAFLGIHIPLIGIVIYILFHPNIISPGVLFTITLILTLVATGITLWILRKLVQPMEIASEALVRYGERGIIPSLPTRYTDEVGILLTNLQMRINENEDLLSEKKDLISLLSHDLKNYASTPQFLARFILEEEPSDKIKNYAELILESTTHQLGFLESFIALLREEEAFSRTATENQEYRLDEIIGLIEKVSDQKLSNKKLTFRVVKEVDKIDVVMKEEYLQRVLMNLIDNAIKFSYTGSEILLYIMEENDSVVFVVRDKGIGFENSRKDELFEKFSKLSRPGTNEEPSTGIGLYLCRKIVERSNGSIYAESEGTDLGSKFTVILKKRNHHAHTSHPVKRD, from the coding sequence ATGAAATTATACACCTGGTTGTCTAATATTCCATTTTTAAGAAAAAGTTATGCACTTAAATTCCTGTTTGTAGCTTTTTTAGGGATTCATATCCCATTAATAGGTATTGTTATATATATTCTTTTTCATCCCAATATCATTTCGCCGGGAGTATTGTTTACGATAACGCTCATTTTAACGCTGGTGGCAACCGGAATCACACTTTGGATTTTACGAAAACTGGTACAACCCATGGAAATAGCTTCGGAAGCATTGGTGCGCTATGGCGAGAGAGGAATAATACCATCGCTACCAACCCGTTATACCGATGAAGTAGGAATATTGCTGACCAACCTGCAAATGCGGATCAATGAAAATGAAGACCTCCTAAGTGAAAAAAAAGATCTCATCTCATTATTATCCCACGACTTAAAAAACTACGCTTCTACACCTCAGTTTTTAGCCCGGTTTATATTGGAAGAAGAACCATCGGATAAAATAAAAAACTATGCGGAACTGATTCTGGAATCGACAACACATCAATTGGGGTTTTTAGAAAGCTTTATTGCATTATTGCGGGAAGAAGAAGCCTTTTCGCGTACCGCAACCGAAAATCAGGAATACCGGCTGGATGAAATTATCGGACTGATCGAAAAAGTATCCGATCAGAAACTGAGCAATAAAAAACTGACTTTTCGAGTGGTAAAGGAAGTCGATAAGATTGATGTAGTGATGAAGGAAGAATATTTGCAACGTGTATTGATGAATCTGATAGATAATGCCATCAAATTCTCCTATACCGGTTCGGAAATTCTCCTATATATAATGGAAGAAAATGATAGTGTTGTTTTTGTTGTAAGGGACAAAGGGATAGGATTTGAAAACAGCCGGAAAGATGAGTTGTTTGAAAAGTTCAGTAAACTTTCCCGCCCGGGAACCAATGAAGAACCGTCAACCGGAATAGGATTGTATCTTTGCCGGAAAATAGTGGAACGCAGCAATGGCAGCATTTATGCCGAAAGCGAAGGGACGGACTTGGGGTCCAAATTCACGGTAATCTTAAAAAAACGCAACCATCATGCACACACATCTCATCCTGTTAAGAGGGATTAA
- the rlmD gene encoding 23S rRNA (uracil(1939)-C(5))-methyltransferase RlmD has product MGRKRTDKIVFDTVKVLDAGAKGVSVAKAPDGKVIFIPNVVPGDVVDVQTFKKRKSYYEGKAVHFHQFSEYRVDPVCDHFGACGGCKWQNMNYDRQLFYKNQEVYNNLKRIGKIELPEFEPILGSEKQFFYRNKMEFSFSNSRWLTEKEIQSEEDYSNQNALGFHIPRMWDKILDITKCHLQEDPSNAIRNAIRSFANEHNLPFFNPRHHEGLLRTLMIRTASTGEIMVLVQFFEENLEQRELLLNFLAERFPEITSLQYVINSKANDTLYDQDIKLYKGRDYILEEMEGLRFSINAKSFYQTNSDQAYELYKITRDFAGLTGNELVYDLYTGTGTIAQFVSKKARKVIGVEAVPEAITDAKENAKRNNISNCDFFVGDMKVVFNEAFIATHGKPDVIITDPPRDGMHKDVVEQILKIAPERVVYVSCNSATQARDLALMDEMYKVTRVRPVDMFPQTHHVENVVLLEKR; this is encoded by the coding sequence ATGGGAAGAAAAAGAACAGATAAAATCGTTTTTGATACAGTAAAAGTCCTGGATGCAGGCGCTAAAGGTGTTTCGGTTGCCAAAGCACCCGATGGAAAAGTAATCTTTATTCCGAATGTAGTACCGGGTGACGTGGTTGATGTACAAACCTTTAAGAAACGTAAATCCTATTACGAAGGGAAAGCTGTCCATTTTCATCAATTTTCGGAATATCGAGTTGATCCGGTTTGCGATCATTTTGGCGCTTGCGGCGGATGTAAATGGCAAAATATGAACTATGATCGCCAGTTGTTTTACAAAAACCAGGAGGTCTATAACAATCTGAAAAGAATTGGAAAAATTGAATTACCGGAATTCGAGCCGATACTCGGTTCGGAAAAGCAGTTTTTCTACCGCAATAAAATGGAGTTTTCGTTTTCGAATTCCCGTTGGTTAACCGAAAAAGAAATCCAGAGTGAAGAAGATTACAGCAATCAGAATGCATTAGGATTCCATATTCCGCGAATGTGGGATAAAATTCTGGACATTACCAAATGTCATTTACAGGAAGATCCGTCGAATGCGATTCGTAATGCGATTCGTAGTTTTGCCAACGAGCATAATCTGCCCTTTTTTAATCCGAGACATCACGAAGGTTTATTACGTACCCTTATGATTCGTACGGCATCAACTGGCGAGATAATGGTATTGGTACAGTTTTTCGAAGAAAACCTTGAACAACGCGAATTATTATTAAACTTCCTTGCGGAACGTTTCCCGGAAATCACTTCGCTGCAATATGTCATTAATAGTAAAGCCAACGACACGCTATACGATCAGGATATTAAACTATATAAAGGTAGAGATTATATCCTGGAAGAAATGGAAGGATTGCGTTTTAGCATCAATGCGAAATCGTTCTACCAAACCAATTCCGATCAGGCATATGAACTTTATAAAATTACACGTGACTTTGCCGGGCTAACCGGAAATGAGCTGGTGTATGATTTATATACCGGAACGGGTACAATTGCCCAGTTTGTGTCTAAAAAAGCCCGTAAGGTTATTGGCGTGGAAGCCGTTCCCGAAGCCATAACCGATGCGAAAGAAAATGCAAAACGCAACAATATTTCAAACTGCGACTTCTTTGTAGGCGATATGAAAGTCGTTTTCAACGAGGCTTTTATCGCAACGCATGGTAAACCGGATGTTATCATTACCGATCCACCACGTGACGGTATGCATAAAGATGTGGTCGAACAAATTTTAAAAATTGCCCCGGAACGTGTTGTTTATGTAAGCTGTAATTCGGCAACACAGGCACGCGACCTGGCTTTGATGGACGAAATGTATAAAGTGACCCGTGTACGTCCGGTGGATATGTTCCCACAAACGCATCATGTGGAAAATGTTGTACTTTTGGAAAAACGATAA
- a CDS encoding DUF6452 family protein, translating to MKKLKTFAIAFILANSFWSCEKDDICPDGTPTTPSVIVEFYDVNDPTVLKNVTNLKVIALGMTEGIVFNTAAQDDSRYLTNGNKIKLPLRTTEDNTTYRLILNANSTNPSLVNEDTLSFSYARTDIYVSRACGYKTVFQLNADNPVLSTNDTNPWIGSKITQQSNIQNENQTHLKIYF from the coding sequence ATGAAAAAACTAAAAACTTTTGCTATCGCTTTTATACTCGCCAATTCGTTTTGGAGTTGTGAGAAAGACGATATTTGCCCCGACGGTACGCCTACAACGCCAAGTGTGATCGTCGAGTTTTATGATGTTAATGATCCTACCGTTTTAAAAAATGTAACCAATCTTAAGGTAATTGCTTTGGGAATGACGGAAGGTATTGTTTTTAATACTGCCGCGCAGGACGACTCCCGTTACCTGACCAATGGAAATAAAATAAAATTACCGTTGCGTACCACGGAGGATAATACTACCTATCGTCTTATTTTAAACGCTAATAGTACCAATCCTTCTCTGGTGAACGAAGATACGCTTAGTTTTTCTTATGCCAGAACCGATATCTATGTTTCCAGAGCCTGTGGCTATAAAACGGTTTTCCAATTGAATGCCGACAATCCCGTGCTATCAACAAATGATACCAATCCATGGATTGGCTCAAAAATAACCCAACAATCCAATATTCAAAATGAGAATCAGACACACCTTAAAATCTATTTTTAG
- a CDS encoding DUF6048 family protein, which translates to MRIRHTLKSIFSIVLLGLSLTSVAQDSIPKKTERYGIRVGADLSRLARSFYEKDYRGLELVADYRLSKKIFIAGEIGNEDLTDNEAQLSYTTKGSYFKAGFDFNAYDNWLDMENMIYAGMRYSVSTFSQQLNSYAIYNTNPYFGENTLEPNQKFDGLTAHWVEFVAGVKAEIFRNLFLGFSVRLNYLISNQKPEGFDNLYIPGFNRTYDGNFGAGFNYSVSYFIPLYKTAKKTETPKKK; encoded by the coding sequence ATGAGAATCAGACACACCTTAAAATCTATTTTTAGTATTGTCCTTTTAGGGTTATCACTGACTTCGGTTGCTCAGGATTCCATTCCTAAAAAGACGGAGCGTTATGGTATTCGTGTAGGTGCCGATCTGAGTCGTTTGGCACGTTCTTTTTATGAAAAGGATTACCGCGGACTGGAGCTTGTTGCGGATTATCGCCTTTCGAAAAAAATTTTTATCGCCGGGGAAATTGGAAATGAAGACCTTACCGATAACGAAGCGCAATTGAGTTATACTACTAAAGGAAGTTATTTTAAAGCCGGTTTCGATTTTAATGCGTATGACAACTGGCTGGATATGGAAAACATGATTTATGCCGGAATGCGCTATAGTGTGAGCACCTTTAGTCAGCAGTTAAATTCTTATGCCATTTACAATACCAATCCTTATTTTGGAGAAAACACGCTGGAACCCAATCAGAAATTTGACGGTTTGACCGCGCATTGGGTAGAATTTGTGGCCGGAGTAAAAGCCGAGATTTTCCGCAATCTGTTTCTTGGTTTTAGTGTTCGCCTGAATTATCTGATCTCAAATCAGAAACCGGAAGGTTTTGACAACTTATATATTCCGGGTTTTAACCGAACGTACGACGGAAATTTTGGTGCCGGATTTAATTATTCCGTTTCCTATTTTATTCCGCTTTATAAAACGGCTAAAAAAACCGAAACTCCTAAAAAGAAATAA
- a CDS encoding T6SS effector amidase Tae4 family protein, with the protein MKRQLRRLGIGGFFCFALLFTACEPESFKEPEPNNTTRIVCKTLSLEELQYEYKVMEKLETILPGFRTATPFDGEHDFTLNTDEIVYIEKENRHSYTFSIIRKDYVPGLENLILNYEQGNYTAYRIRYDFTAVQLAHPENLLNQETRVIITPFDPESSVTDRKRPSPCVKWEKRPVGWNEQGQVTHSEWMQVIDQDCMDQLNSGGQTSSTVSGGSSSSGTSHGGVSNGGWGGWMGTGVNTGVYDPPSTADNSGYTEGSSGGHNGGHTGHNTGIPNLPPPKFDSSDSNSGAGGITVFTKPVFKLKFALYFKLFKTRMKSVVPDPLWWRTTNGKKIAEYLQEHFDNQTGLMDVKTTEFAVWAIGYLVSHPEVTWEQFENWFLGEVEGQDGEYDSEFWDNPDLTFPQQQLPSFYDFNSAYPRIKGKELAQLIGGEILDLYTKYPNSVRGYCALKVSRALNYSGITIPHIVTTKDDAGTVSGDDGKYYFLNAKALNKWMQKTFGISPDNPFHIRISGSEGGIKGENFPKLTASLKGIYSMVSSNSKWASGHADLIKGDGTCVNGCHFYDTPPAPIAYIDIWILN; encoded by the coding sequence ATGAAACGACAGTTAAGACGTTTGGGGATTGGGGGCTTTTTTTGTTTTGCACTTCTTTTTACCGCCTGCGAACCGGAATCTTTTAAGGAACCGGAACCGAACAATACAACGCGAATTGTGTGTAAAACACTTTCGCTGGAAGAATTACAGTACGAATATAAGGTCATGGAAAAACTGGAAACGATTTTACCGGGTTTTCGAACGGCAACACCATTTGACGGAGAACATGATTTTACACTAAACACCGATGAAATTGTGTATATCGAAAAGGAGAATCGGCATTCGTATACTTTTTCGATAATAAGGAAGGACTATGTTCCGGGATTGGAAAACCTGATTTTAAATTACGAACAGGGAAATTATACGGCCTACCGGATCCGATATGATTTTACAGCAGTACAATTGGCACATCCGGAGAATTTGTTAAACCAGGAAACACGAGTGATCATTACTCCATTTGATCCGGAATCATCGGTAACGGATCGGAAAAGGCCAAGCCCATGTGTTAAATGGGAAAAAAGACCGGTAGGATGGAACGAACAGGGACAGGTAACGCATAGTGAATGGATGCAAGTTATCGATCAGGATTGTATGGATCAGTTAAACAGTGGCGGGCAGACGAGTAGCACTGTTTCAGGAGGTTCATCCAGTAGTGGAACTTCCCATGGAGGTGTATCCAATGGCGGATGGGGCGGATGGATGGGAACCGGAGTCAATACCGGAGTTTACGATCCGCCATCGACGGCAGACAATTCGGGTTATACAGAAGGCAGTTCCGGCGGACATAACGGTGGGCATACAGGTCATAACACAGGTATTCCTAATTTGCCACCTCCGAAATTTGATAGCAGCGATTCTAATTCAGGAGCCGGTGGTATTACGGTTTTTACCAAACCTGTGTTTAAACTAAAATTTGCCTTGTATTTTAAACTATTTAAAACGAGAATGAAATCGGTTGTGCCTGATCCTTTATGGTGGCGAACGACTAATGGTAAAAAAATTGCTGAATACCTGCAGGAACATTTTGATAATCAAACTGGTTTAATGGATGTAAAGACTACGGAATTTGCGGTTTGGGCGATTGGTTATTTGGTGTCACATCCGGAGGTAACTTGGGAACAGTTTGAGAATTGGTTTTTGGGAGAGGTTGAAGGGCAAGACGGCGAATACGATAGTGAATTCTGGGATAACCCGGATCTTACATTTCCGCAACAGCAATTACCAAGTTTTTATGATTTTAATAGCGCATACCCGCGAATAAAAGGTAAGGAACTTGCTCAATTAATAGGAGGAGAAATTTTAGACCTATATACGAAATATCCTAATAGCGTTAGAGGATACTGCGCTCTTAAAGTCTCCCGGGCATTAAATTATTCTGGTATTACAATCCCGCATATAGTAACCACAAAAGATGATGCAGGAACGGTATCTGGAGATGATGGGAAGTATTATTTTCTCAATGCGAAGGCATTAAATAAATGGATGCAAAAAACCTTTGGGATTAGTCCAGATAATCCTTTTCATATACGGATTTCAGGTAGTGAAGGTGGAATAAAGGGTGAAAACTTTCCAAAACTTACAGCAAGTTTAAAAGGGATTTATTCGATGGTATCATCTAATTCCAAATGGGCGTCTGGCCATGCAGATTTGATAAAAGGAGATGGAACGTGTGTGAACGGATGTCATTTTTATGATACTCCACCAGCTCCAATTGCATATATAGATATTTGGATTTTAAATTAA